Proteins encoded together in one Campylobacter peloridis LMG 23910 window:
- a CDS encoding branched-chain amino acid ABC transporter permease, protein MIAKKITYLSFFIIALAFIFISPYFFNDYKIGILSNIAIFIILAVSYNLINGVTGQFSLEPNGFVCIGAYVAALILLTSESKIDQFSLEDPSSFILMIHSPSFIIALLAAGFCAMILSLILAFAVFRVRGDYLAIVTLGFGIIIKLMAINFASITNGSLGLNDIPKHTTLYWSGGIAIFSVIIILNIVSSKFGRAMKAVRDDEDAALAMGINTFNVKTLAFSTSAFLEGVGGGLLACALASVSPEQFDFLFTFQLLIIIVLGGLGSTSGAIIGAILVIGGSEYLRFLDESMNIFGYETPAMPGLRMVVFSVILILVMLFARRGIMGDKELTDILFKFSKRNKK, encoded by the coding sequence ATGATTGCAAAAAAAATTACATACTTGAGTTTTTTTATTATAGCTCTTGCTTTTATTTTTATATCGCCTTATTTTTTCAATGATTATAAAATAGGAATTTTAAGCAATATTGCTATTTTTATTATTTTAGCAGTAAGCTATAATCTTATCAATGGCGTGACTGGTCAATTTTCTTTAGAACCAAATGGTTTTGTATGTATTGGAGCCTATGTTGCAGCTTTAATCTTACTTACAAGCGAAAGCAAAATAGATCAGTTTTCTTTGGAAGATCCTAGTAGTTTTATTTTGATGATTCACTCACCTAGTTTTATCATAGCTTTATTAGCTGCTGGCTTTTGTGCTATGATTTTATCGTTAATTTTAGCCTTTGCGGTTTTTAGAGTTAGAGGGGATTATTTAGCTATTGTAACTTTAGGTTTTGGGATTATCATAAAATTAATGGCAATTAATTTTGCTTCTATTACTAATGGCTCATTAGGTTTAAATGATATTCCAAAGCATACTACTTTATACTGGAGTGGTGGGATTGCAATATTTTCTGTAATTATCATTTTAAATATCGTAAGTTCTAAATTTGGTAGAGCTATGAAAGCTGTTAGAGATGATGAAGATGCAGCATTAGCAATGGGTATTAATACTTTTAATGTTAAAACACTAGCATTTAGCACATCAGCATTTTTAGAAGGTGTTGGCGGAGGATTGCTAGCCTGTGCTTTAGCTTCTGTTTCACCTGAACAATTTGACTTTTTATTTACCTTTCAACTTTTAATTATCATTGTTTTAGGTGGTTTAGGCTCTACAAGTGGAGCTATTATAGGAGCTATTTTGGTAATTGGTGGAAGTGAGTATTTAAGATTCTTAGATGAGAGTATGAATATTTTTGGTTATGAAACTCCTGCTATGCCTGGACTTAGAATGGTAGTATTTTCTGTTATATTAATCTTAGTAATGCTATTTGCAAGAAGAGGTATTATGGGAGATAAAGAATTAACAGATATTTTGTTTAAGTTTTCTAAAAGGAATAAAAAATGA
- a CDS encoding ABC transporter substrate-binding protein, translating to MKKISIAILSIIAANIIHAKEINIGVVLPLTGSTAAYGQSALDGIKVANSMKNTLSNGDKINLVVVDTKGDKIESANASTRLVSQNKAYALIGEMLTANTLQVIRIGEEKKVPVVAPAATADKILNKKMYASRVCFMDSFQGSSLASYVKNKLNYNKAIIISDQSADYSLGLTKAFEKEFSKQGGKILDKFRVTAGDKDFKAIISQIKLLNPDFIYLPLYYTEASLFVRQAKSMGLNIPMGSADGVADETFINLAQDAAEGYIFTDSFDYHNPPTQLSKDFILAYEKEKQSKEVPNFSAMGADAYFVIFEAMQKCINDFNTECINNNIHSTSKFEGVSGVISIDKSGNATRSIVIKSIENQKQVYKDIIFP from the coding sequence ATGAAAAAAATTAGCATAGCTATATTATCTATTATAGCTGCCAATATCATCCATGCAAAAGAAATCAACATTGGCGTAGTTCTTCCTTTAACAGGATCGACCGCTGCTTATGGACAAAGTGCCTTAGATGGCATAAAAGTTGCCAATTCTATGAAAAACACCTTAAGCAATGGTGATAAAATCAATCTTGTAGTTGTAGATACAAAAGGGGATAAAATCGAAAGTGCCAATGCAAGCACAAGATTAGTTTCTCAAAATAAAGCTTATGCATTAATCGGTGAAATGCTAACAGCAAATACCTTACAAGTAATAAGAATCGGCGAAGAAAAAAAGGTTCCCGTAGTAGCTCCAGCAGCTACTGCAGATAAAATCTTAAATAAAAAAATGTATGCAAGTAGAGTGTGTTTTATGGATAGCTTTCAAGGCTCTTCTTTAGCAAGCTATGTAAAAAATAAATTAAATTATAATAAAGCCATTATCATTAGCGATCAAAGTGCAGATTATTCTTTAGGATTAACCAAAGCATTTGAAAAAGAATTCAGCAAACAAGGCGGAAAAATTTTAGATAAATTTAGAGTTACTGCAGGAGATAAAGATTTTAAGGCTATTATTTCACAAATAAAACTTTTAAATCCTGATTTTATTTATCTTCCTCTTTATTACACTGAAGCTTCTTTATTTGTACGCCAAGCTAAATCTATGGGTTTAAATATTCCTATGGGTTCAGCAGATGGAGTTGCTGATGAAACTTTTATCAATTTAGCACAAGATGCAGCTGAAGGATATATATTTACTGATAGTTTTGATTATCATAACCCACCAACACAACTTTCTAAAGATTTCATTCTTGCTTATGAGAAAGAAAAGCAAAGCAAAGAAGTTCCAAATTTCAGTGCTATGGGAGCAGATGCTTATTTTGTGATTTTTGAAGCTATGCAAAAATGCATTAATGATTTTAATACAGAATGTATTAACAATAATATCCATTCTACTTCCAAATTTGAGGGTGTAAGTGGTGTTATCAGTATAGATAAAAGCGGGAATGCTACGCGTTCTATTGTTATAAAATCCATAGAAAATCAAAAACAAGTCTATAAAGACATAATTTTTCCATAA
- a CDS encoding high-affinity branched-chain amino acid transporter, ATP-binding protein encodes MLVVKDLHVYYGLIEAVKGIDFTIKTGSIVSLIGSNGAGKTSTLNAMLNCVKKTGEVSFLGYDTQRHLPHTLVQKGIALVPEGRRVFINLTIEENLKIGAFNNGENYEHLKNQMYRLFPRLKDKKNALAGTLSGGEAQMLAISRALMSEPKLLMLDEPSLGLAPKIVGEVFDIIVKLKEEGITILLVEQNAFSALKISDYAYVLENGKIAMHAPAKDLIGNDEIRKKYLGA; translated from the coding sequence ATGCTAGTTGTTAAAGACTTACATGTTTATTATGGTCTTATAGAAGCAGTTAAGGGAATTGATTTTACCATTAAAACTGGGAGCATTGTTAGCTTAATTGGTTCTAATGGTGCAGGAAAAACTTCAACCTTAAATGCAATGTTAAATTGTGTAAAAAAAACTGGCGAAGTAAGTTTTTTGGGTTATGATACACAACGACACTTACCGCATACCTTAGTGCAAAAAGGCATAGCCTTAGTTCCTGAAGGTAGAAGAGTTTTTATCAATTTAACCATAGAAGAAAATTTAAAAATTGGTGCTTTTAACAATGGCGAAAATTATGAGCATTTAAAAAATCAAATGTATAGACTTTTTCCAAGATTAAAAGACAAAAAAAATGCACTTGCTGGAACTCTAAGTGGAGGTGAAGCACAAATGTTAGCTATATCAAGAGCACTAATGAGTGAACCAAAACTTTTAATGTTAGATGAACCTTCTTTAGGACTTGCACCAAAAATTGTTGGTGAGGTTTTTGATATCATAGTTAAATTAAAAGAAGAAGGTATTACCATACTTTTAGTTGAACAAAATGCATTTTCAGCTTTGAAAATAAGTGACTATGCTTATGTTTTAGAAAATGGAAAAATAGCTATGCATGCACCTGCAAAAGATCTCATTGGTAATGATGAAATAAGAAAAAAATATTTAGGAGCTTAA
- a CDS encoding branched-chain amino acid ABC transporter permease, with amino-acid sequence MDNSLILQQVINGFSLGSMYALIAIGYTMVYGVLRLINFAHGDIMMVGAYAALFCVTNMNVPFLGALSLAMLFAAALGIAIDKVAYKPLRKAPRISLLITAIGISFLIQNVFNVLFGSTPKYFPVPSYLETIINFNNLSISINSILVPILTFFILLIVLFILYKSKYGIAIRALAFDIHTVNLMGIDANRIIAIVFALGSALAAIGGIFWAVSYPSVDPSMGTLIGLKAFGAAVLGGIGSVAGAVLGGLIIGFTEVVVVAIFPDLSGFKDAFAFIFLVLILLFKPTGILGINFEKSRF; translated from the coding sequence ATGGATAATTCTTTAATTTTACAGCAAGTTATCAATGGTTTTAGCTTAGGAAGCATGTATGCGCTTATTGCCATAGGCTATACCATGGTATATGGAGTTTTAAGACTTATAAATTTTGCTCATGGTGATATCATGATGGTAGGTGCTTATGCAGCTTTATTTTGTGTAACAAATATGAATGTTCCCTTTTTAGGGGCTTTATCTTTAGCAATGCTTTTTGCTGCTGCTTTAGGTATAGCTATTGATAAAGTTGCATACAAGCCATTAAGAAAAGCACCAAGAATTTCATTATTAATTACAGCCATAGGAATTAGTTTTTTAATACAAAATGTTTTTAATGTTTTATTTGGTTCAACTCCTAAATATTTTCCTGTTCCTAGCTATCTTGAAACTATAATTAATTTTAATAATCTTAGCATAAGTATAAATAGTATTTTAGTTCCAATTTTGACTTTTTTTATTTTACTAATCGTGCTTTTTATACTTTATAAAAGCAAATATGGAATTGCCATTAGAGCTTTAGCTTTTGATATACACACTGTAAATTTAATGGGAATTGATGCAAATCGCATTATAGCTATAGTATTTGCACTAGGTTCAGCTTTAGCTGCTATTGGTGGAATTTTTTGGGCAGTAAGTTATCCTTCAGTAGATCCTAGTATGGGAACTCTTATTGGACTTAAGGCATTTGGAGCAGCTGTTTTAGGCGGTATAGGTTCAGTAGCTGGTGCAGTATTAGGTGGTTTAATTATCGGATTTACAGAAGTAGTTGTAGTTGCTATTTTTCCAGATCTTTCAGGGTTTAAAGACGCTTTTGCTTTTATATTTTTAGTATTAATTTTACTTTTTAAACCAACTGGAATTTTGGGTATAAATTTTGAAAAAAGTAGGTTTTAA
- a CDS encoding high-affinity branched-chain amino acid transporter, ATP-binding protein produces MILELKNIHKNFGGVTAIVNTSFAIKESEIFGLIGPNGAGKTTLFNIITGNYKPSSGEVFFLGKKIDHLKPHKIVHMGIARTFQNIRLFSSMSVLENVLIGFDQSIKYGIFEAFLHLGRFSREEKNAKKAAYEILEQLNIAHLADEKATSLSYGQQRKVEIARALATKPKLLLLDEPAAGMNSTESDDLAKLIFDIRDNKKISVLLIEHDMKFVNKLCDRVMVLDYGKTIFEGKPMDAVLNPEVISAYLGDFNASC; encoded by the coding sequence ATGATTTTAGAGCTTAAAAATATTCATAAAAATTTTGGTGGAGTTACTGCTATAGTTAATACTTCTTTTGCTATAAAAGAAAGTGAAATTTTTGGTCTCATTGGGCCAAATGGTGCAGGAAAAACAACTCTATTTAATATTATCACTGGAAATTATAAGCCAAGTAGTGGAGAGGTCTTTTTTCTAGGAAAAAAAATTGATCACTTAAAACCACATAAAATAGTCCATATGGGTATAGCAAGAACATTTCAAAATATTAGACTTTTTTCAAGCATGAGTGTTTTAGAAAATGTTTTAATCGGTTTTGATCAAAGTATAAAATATGGAATTTTTGAAGCTTTTTTGCACTTGGGAAGATTTTCAAGAGAAGAAAAAAATGCCAAAAAAGCAGCATATGAAATTTTAGAACAATTAAACATAGCACATTTAGCCGATGAAAAAGCTACAAGCTTAAGTTATGGACAACAAAGAAAAGTTGAAATAGCAAGAGCTTTAGCAACAAAACCTAAGCTTTTATTATTAGATGAACCTGCAGCTGGAATGAATTCTACTGAAAGTGATGATTTGGCAAAATTGATTTTTGATATTAGAGATAATAAAAAAATTAGCGTATTATTAATAGAACATGATATGAAATTTGTAAATAAACTCTGTGATAGAGTTATGGTGCTTGATTATGGAAAAACAATCTTTGAAGGCAAGCCTATGGATGCTGTGTTAAATCCTGAGGTAATTAGTGCATATTTAGGAGATTTCAATGCTAGTTGTTAA
- a CDS encoding ABC transporter substrate-binding protein encodes MKKSLLLASMLCVSSIYSAEVKIGVVLPLTGSLAAYGHDVYEGIKLANVLNPKLKNGDDIKIITIDTKGDKIEAANATTRLISQDKVLGLIGEAVTPNTMQVLSIAEERKIPAIAPVASGDKLLDKKTYASRVCFMDSFQGDKFANYAYKDLNLKSVVVIVDQSNVYSLGLAKAFEKEFKQNGGKVLKKLTISSGDKDFKAIVSQLKNINPDFVYMPIYHPEAALIARQAKAVGFNKLLSAGDGVNNKTFIELGGDAVNGVVFTDSFDYNNPPTSLSKKFIQAYEKDHGTKELPAFSAMGADAYYVMVNAMNECANNLNAQCINEKIHTTSNFEGVGGVISIDQSGNASRSVVIKEIQEQKQVYKTIINP; translated from the coding sequence ATGAAAAAAAGTCTTTTACTAGCTAGCATGCTTTGCGTAAGCTCAATTTATAGCGCAGAAGTAAAAATAGGAGTTGTATTACCATTAACTGGGAGTTTGGCAGCTTATGGACATGATGTATATGAGGGTATAAAATTAGCCAATGTTTTAAATCCAAAATTAAAAAATGGTGATGATATAAAAATTATAACTATCGATACAAAAGGTGATAAAATAGAAGCTGCAAATGCTACTACTAGGCTTATATCCCAAGATAAAGTTTTAGGTTTAATAGGTGAGGCTGTTACACCAAACACTATGCAAGTTTTATCTATAGCAGAAGAAAGAAAAATTCCAGCAATTGCTCCAGTAGCTTCAGGAGATAAACTTTTAGATAAAAAAACTTATGCAAGTAGAGTATGTTTTATGGATAGTTTTCAAGGAGATAAATTTGCAAACTATGCTTATAAAGATTTAAATTTAAAAAGCGTTGTAGTGATTGTTGATCAAAGTAATGTTTATTCTTTAGGACTTGCTAAAGCTTTTGAAAAAGAATTTAAACAAAATGGTGGAAAAGTTCTTAAAAAATTAACTATATCTTCAGGAGATAAAGATTTCAAAGCTATCGTTTCTCAACTTAAAAATATAAATCCTGATTTTGTATATATGCCAATTTATCATCCAGAAGCAGCACTAATAGCTAGACAAGCTAAAGCTGTAGGTTTTAACAAACTTTTAAGTGCAGGTGATGGTGTAAATAATAAAACCTTCATAGAATTAGGTGGAGATGCAGTTAATGGTGTGGTATTTACAGATAGTTTTGATTACAACAACCCTCCTACATCTTTATCCAAAAAATTCATACAAGCATATGAAAAAGATCATGGAACCAAAGAACTTCCTGCTTTTTCAGCAATGGGGGCAGATGCTTATTATGTAATGGTAAATGCGATGAATGAATGCGCTAACAATCTTAACGCACAATGCATAAATGAAAAAATCCATACGACATCAAATTTTGAAGGTGTGGGTGGTGTTATTAGTATAGATCAAAGTGGTAATGCGAGTCGTTCTGTAGTTATTAAAGAAATACAAGAACAAAAACAAGTTTATAAAACTATTATTAATCCTTGA